A window of Desulfovibrio sp. UIB00 genomic DNA:
GGGCTGTTACTTCGCCTTCGATAGACAGCGCCTTGTCGGAAAGCCCAAAGGGTTGAAGCTGTCCGGGCGGAACATCCATGTGCGAAAGCCTTTCGCCGCTGACATTGAACACCGGAAGGCTGCTGGAAGAAGAACCAGCCATGAGCACTGCGGTGGCGTTGGCCGAAGGCGAGACGTTTTTTCCAGCCGCCGAGCGCTGCGAGGTGGCGTTGAGCAGGCTTGGCATGGAGATTTCGGCCCTGCGCAGCACATCGATAAAGTCGTTGCCGGTGCGGCCAACAAAGGTCACGAGCGAAGATCCGTCGCCATAAACAAGCAGGCTGACGGGCATGGTGCCGCCGTGTATGCCAAAGTAGGCTGGGCGCGCGCCAGCTGGCATGACCACCCAGCCTTGCTGTTCTGGCAAACCCTGACTGTCGGTGCTCCAGGCGGTTGCGGGGACTAGGGCAGCCAGTAAAAAACAGAACAAATAAATTGTGTTCCGCATATTATCCTGTTCCGGATAGGGAAATTTGCATGTTACGGTATGATCCTACCGCCATGCCACACCCTTTAGTGAGCCGTGCGGCAATTGTCAAGGCGGCTGAAAAGGCGCATGTAATCTGCCTTTACAAGCCTAGCCGGGGCGGCGCTTTTTGGATTTTGACGCAGGCTGCGTAGCTGGCTCTGGCGCTGCCTTTTGCGGCTGCGGCGTCAGGTCGGGCGGCGGCGGAATCTGGGGCAGATTCTGGGCATTGCCGAGGTAGTGCAGAAAAAAATCGCCCAAGGATTCGGTCATGCGTCTGTGGATTGCCCCGCGTGTTTCTTCCGTGACCGAGCGGCACAGCTCCGGCAGTTCCATTGCCAGAGATTCGGGGCAGGGCGCCATGAGCGCGCCGGTGTCGGCTTGCGGCAGGCTCAGCCAGCGGGGCTTTTTATCCATAAGCTCAAATATGCGCCGCGCATGCAGGGCCGGGTTGTTCAGGCTGTCGTTGGGCGCGGCCATAATCAGCAGCGGCGGGTAGAACCAGTGGAACGACTGGCGCGAAAACAACATGCCAAAACCGGGCGCCACCGCCGCAATGGCGCGGATGCGCGTGTCGGCGAGGCTGCGTGTGAGCGGCAGGTTTTTGCACAGCGATTCCATGCGCTCGCGAGCCCAGGTATTGCAATACATGTCGTTAGGAGCTGTGCGCGAGCAATAGCTGGCCCAGCCCTCGCAGTCCGGCAGCGCGCCGCCCAGCAGCAGAGCCGCCGCGCCGCCAACGCCAAAGCCGATTGCTCCGATGCGCGAAGCGTCAATGCTGGGCTCCACTTCCGGATCATGCAGGAGCAGGTCAATGCTGCCAGAAAGTTCATGCGCACGGTTTTCAAGCTGCTGCCATGTCAGCAGATTGTCCATGTTGTCCATGTTGTCGCCAGGGTGATTGGGGGCAGCCACCACAAAACCCAGCGATGCCAGCCATGCGGCGGTATCATGATAGGAGAAACGCGTCCCTGCGGTATCGTGCGAGAGCAGAAGCAGAGGAAAACGCCCGTCCACAGCCTTGCCTGCTCGGGAGGCGGAAATCTCCCACGGTGCATAGTTGAGATCACGCGGCGGGCGCGATGATGGATACCACACATTCACATCCAGGCGCAGGCCTGTTTCCGGCGACCACTGGCCAAGCGTTCTGAAACCGACCATATAGGTGTCGGCGGCATTGGCGGCAGGAGCGAACAGGAGCAGGGCAAGGACAGCTATAGTGGTGAGTACGCGCATGGCTGTGTTGTGCCACAAGCGGCCTTGGGGTACAAGAGCAGACCGAAGGCGCGCCAATGCGCCCGATGAGGGAGATCAGCCTTTATGGAACTACTGAGCAGTTTTGTCAGTTTTATTCTGCACATAGACGTGCATTTGTTTGAACTTGCCAATCAGTACGGATTGTGGCTTTACGCCATACTGTTCGTCATTGTTTTTTGCGAAACAGGTCTTGTGGTAACCCCCTTCCTGCCAGGCGATTCCCTGCTGTTTGCCTCCGGCGTGGTGGCCGGGGCCGGATTGCTGGGTTATGGCGAAGTGATGGGCGTACTGCTGGCGGCAGGGATACTGGGCGATGCGGTGAATTACTTTATCGGGCGGCATGTGGGCCCGACCATTTTCTCGCGCGAGAACCGCCTTATCAAAAAATCCCACCTGATCAAGGCGCACGATTTTTATGAGCGGCACGGCGGCAAGGCTATTGTGCTGGCCCGATTTGTGCCCATAGTGCGCACCTTTGCGCCCTTTGTGGCGGGCATTGCCCTGATGCATCCGCCCACGTTTTTTCTGTTCAACATCACCGGCTGCGTGCTCTGGGTGGGCGGGCTGGTTTCCGCCGGGTACTTTCTGGGCAACCTGGAATGGGCGCGACAGAACTTCAGCCTGATTGTTTACGGCATCATCATTGTTTCCGTACTGCCTGTGGCTATTGAAGTAGCGCGCTCCAAGTTTGGGAAGGGCAAGGATTAGGCCCTACAGCACTACACGCAGGCGTCCGCCTTCCATATGCGCCTCCCTGTTGATGCACAGGGGGGCGTCTTCATTATGGTGGGACACAAACACCATCTGGACGCCCTGCAGGGCAAGCTGATCCAGCAAATGCAGGTATTGGGCACGGCTTGGCGCATCCAGGCCGGAGCAGGGTTCGTCCAGCAGCAGGATATCCGGCCCGCCCACCAGGGCGCGCGCCAGAAACAGGCGGCGCAACTGCCCTGTGGACAAATGGCGGATGGATTGCCGCCCAAGCTGCTTCAGCCCCTCGGTGCTTTCATCGGGGAACATCTGGGCCATGCGGTTTGCGGCCTCGGCCCGCTCGGCATCAGAAAAGCGGCGGTATACGCCGATGCTGTTGTCAAAGCCTGTGCAAACCATATCAAGCGCATTAAGGGAATAGCCGTACAGAGCCTGAGAAAGATCGGACACAAGGCGTACTCCCTTGCGCAGGGCTTCAAGGGTGTCCACCTGCCCGCCCTGACCGGGCAGCCATCGGTCAAATCTGCCCCCGGCGGCAACAAATTCATCACCTGCCAGCAAACGCAGCAAGGTGGATTTGCCCGAGCCGTTGGCCCCGGTGATGCGCCAGTTTTCGCCCTGATGCATGCACCAGCTGATGTCGCGCAGCACTTCCTGCCGATCAATGAATACGGTGACATTATCCAGATCAAGCATGGCGTGTCCGCCGTTGAGTACGTGCTCCGCAACTCCGGAGGCATTGTCGTTCTGCGGCATCTTCGGCGCTTCTTCACCGGACTCAGATGCAGGCGGCGCTGTGAGCAGGCGGCCATTACGCACATAACGGCGGCCTGCGCACCAGTCGGGAATATTGGCGGCGCGGTGCGCTGTCATCACAACCGTGCAGCGGCTGGCGTATTCGCCGAGAGTCTCAAAGAAAATCTGACGATAGCGTTCGTCAAGGCCTTCATCGCACTCGTCAAGCAGCAGCAGGGTGGGGGCGCGCAAGAGGGCGCGTCCGAGTAACAAAAGGCGCAGCTGCCCTTGCGAAAATGTGGGTACAGTCCGTTCAAGCAGGCCTTCGGCATCAAGGCGTGCGGCCATGTCTTCCACAGCCTGACGCCTGTAGGCTGTGCTGTCAGCATAGACCAGCGGGGTATCCTCAAAGCCTGTGAGCAGCAGGTCGCGGCCTGTGAGATCCCAGGCCTGCCGCTGATAGTTTTCCTGCTGCGCAGGAGAGACAAGGCTTGTCATGCCCCTGCCCGCCAGTGGGGAGTCTTCCGGGCCGTCAGGCCCGTGCCACTGGATGCGCCCGTGGGCGGGCCACAGCTCGCCGCGCATGAGCCGCAGCAGGGTGGACTTGCCCGAGCCATTGGGGCCAATGAGCGCGCAGTGCGCGCCGCGCCGCACCTGCCAGTTGATGTTGTGCAGCACATGCTTCTGGCTGGCATCGCCGGGCAGGAAAAGACTTACGTCATCAATGGATACGATAATTTCGGACATACGTGATCCGTGGTGTCAAAGGCATGCGCCGTTTTACAGGGGCAGCACGATCCGCTGGCCCCGATTAAAGATGGTGTACTCGGCAAAGCCAAAGGCGCGCGCGTAGGAGGCCAGCCGGGCAAAGCCATAGCCCACATCATCGGTGCCGTGCGCATCTGAGGCAAAACTCACGGGCAGGCCCATTTGCGCGGCCATGAGCATGATGGGGGGCGCGGGGTAAATTTCGCGGCAGGCCTTGCGCAGACCAGCGGAAGATATCTCCATGCTCATGCCCATGCGTTGCAGGGCGGCGAGGCCGCGCTGCACCAGCGCCATGCTTTCCGGCTTTGCCAGCCAGATGTGGAACTGCTCCACAGAGAAAATCTTGATGAGGTCAGGGTGCGCGGCAATGTTGAACAGGCCGGATAGGATCATGCGTTCCCATGCTTCAAAATAAGCCTGATACTGCTTTTCGCATTCTTCCTGCGAAAAGGCTTTCCACGGTTCAGCGCCATCGTCAAAGCCCCAGTGACCGATAAAATGTACGCTCCCCAGCAGGTAATCAAAGTCAAAGGCGGCGCAGGAGGCCCGGGTGTAGTCCTCCTGTCCTTCAAGCCAGTCCATTTCCATGCCGAACAAAACGCGGCAGGGGCCATTAAGGTTGGCGGCCTTGAGGGCGCAGACCTCGCGCTCGTAGTCCGGCAGGTGGCGGGTCAGCTGCTCGCGGTATTCGTGGGTGTAGTCAAAGCCCACGGGCCGGGGTGAATGCTCGGTAAAACCCATGTACTCTAGCCCCTTGGCCTGGGCGGCAGCGTACATCTCTGCCGGAGTGTTGCCGCCGTGCGAATACTTGGTGTGCGTGTGCAGGTCTGCGAGAATCATGCTGATTTTCCTGATATGCCGGGCCGCGCCCTTGGCCCGCCGGAGAATGACATTCCGGCCCCTGAAAGGGGATGTTGTCGATATAAAAGGGCCTGCCGTATTGGCGCAGGGGGCGGCAGGTCTGATGCTGGTGTGAACTCTGGTTTGAGTATGACCGTGAACAGCCGGTCTGGCAAGCCGGAGCAAATGGACAGGCTGAGTTGTTGCCTTCTTTATGAATGGTCATGAAAAAAAGGGAGCCTCCAGCGGAGGCCCCCCCTTTTATCAGATGCCGGGCTGCAATCAGCCTGCGATTCTTTTGACTATTTCCTGTCCGGCCTTGCGCCCTGCGCCCATGGCCAGAATGACCGTGGCCGCGCCGGTGACGATGTCGCCGCCCGCAAAGACGTTGGGAATGGAGGTTTCGCCAGTGGCCTCATCGGCCTCGATGTAGCCCCACTTGTTCAGTTTGAGCTCAGGGGTAGCCTCAAGGAGGATGGGGTTGGAACGGGTGCCCAGAGCCACAATGGCAAGGTCGGTGGGCAGATCGTATTCCGAGCCTTCCACAGGCACAGGCCGGCGGCGACCAGAAGCATCGGGTTCGCCCAGTTCCATACGCTGCAGGGTTACGGACTGAAGGCGCATTTCCGCATCGCCGTTGAAGCGCAACGGAGCGGAAAGCATGGCAAACTGCACGCCTTCTTCCTCCGCATGTTCCAGCTCTTCCAGACGGGCGGGCATTTCGGCCCTTGTGCGGCGATAGACCACATGCACGCTTTCCGCGCCCATGCGCAGTGCTGTGCGCGCTGCGTCCATGGCCACGTTGCCCGCGCCAAACACGGTAACATGCTTGCCGGGGTAGGCCGGTGTGTCCTGCGAGGGGAAGTTGTAGGCGCGGCCAAGGTTGACGCGGGTGAGGTATTCGTTAGCGGAGAACACGCCCACCAGATTTTCGCCGGGAACGCCCAAAAAGACGGGCAGGCCAGCGCCGACGCCGATGAAAATGGCGTCGTACTCCTTGCGCAGGTCGTCAATATCAATGGTGCGGCCACCCACGGAATTGAGGTGGAAATCCACACCGGCCTGACGCAGGCCGTTGATTTCCGTGGCTACCACGGTCTTGGGCAGGCGGAAGGCAGGGATGCCGTAAATAAGCACGCCGCCGGGTTCGTGCAGGGCTTCAAACACATCAACCTTGATGCCTGCGGTGGCGCACACGCCAGCACAGGTCAGGGACGAAGGGCCGGAGCCGATGCAGGCCACCTTTTTGGCTCCCAGGGGCAGGGCGCAGGCATTGGTGCCGGTCACCTGCTCACAGGCTGTTGTGGCGATATACGTGTCTGCCACAAAGCGTTCAAGACGGCCAATGGCCACGGGCTGCCCCTTGGCCTTGAGCACGCACTTTCCTTCGCACTGGTGCTCCTGGGGGCACACGCGACCGCACACGGCGGGCAGGCTGTTGGTGGTCTTGATGATGCGGTAGGCGGCATCCATGTTGCCCTCGGCAACCTGATGGATAAAGTCGCGGATGGGCACTTCTACAGGACAGCCCGACACGCACAGGGGCTTTTTGCACTGAAGGCAGCGGCTGGCCTCGGTCTGTGCCATTTCCTTGGTGTAGCCAAGGGCGACTTCTTCAAAATTGGCGCGGCGCACTTTTGCGGGCTGGCAGGGCATGTCCACACGGGGAGCCACGGTCTTTTTGGGCTTGCTATTCTCCATGGCTGACTCTCCGGTATTCTTCAATGGAAATGGTTTCCTGCTCCCGGTAGGCGGCCAGGCGGCGGCGCAGTTCGGGAAAATCCACTTCGTGACCGTCAAATTCGGGGCCGTCCACACAGGCGAACTTGGTTTTGCCGCCAACGGTGACGCGGCAGGCGCCGCACATGCCAATGCCGTCAACCATGATGGGGTTGAGGCTGACCGTGGTCTTGACGCCAAAGGGGCGCGTGGTTTCAGCCACGGCGGCCATCATGGGCACGGGGCCGACGGCCACGACTTCAAACACGTCCTTGTCTTTTTCAAGCCGGTCGCGCAGAAGCTCGGTAACAAGGCCCTTGTGGCCGTAGCTGCCATCGTCAGTGGAAACAAGCAGTTCATCCACAAAGGATTTGAGCTCGTATTCAAAGAGCAGCAGATCTTTGCTGCGAGCGCCTATAACGCCCACAACCTTGTTGCCGATGCGGGCATGGCCCTTGGCGATGTGGTGCATGGCGGCAATACCGGTGCCACCGCCCACGCATACGACCGTACCGCGTTTTTCAATATGGGTGGGGTGGCCCAGGGGGCCGCAGACGTCAAGAATGGCATCTC
This region includes:
- a CDS encoding dienelactone hydrolase family protein, producing the protein MRVLTTIAVLALLLFAPAANAADTYMVGFRTLGQWSPETGLRLDVNVWYPSSRPPRDLNYAPWEISASRAGKAVDGRFPLLLLSHDTAGTRFSYHDTAAWLASLGFVVAAPNHPGDNMDNMDNLLTWQQLENRAHELSGSIDLLLHDPEVEPSIDASRIGAIGFGVGGAAALLLGGALPDCEGWASYCSRTAPNDMYCNTWARERMESLCKNLPLTRSLADTRIRAIAAVAPGFGMLFSRQSFHWFYPPLLIMAAPNDSLNNPALHARRIFELMDKKPRWLSLPQADTGALMAPCPESLAMELPELCRSVTEETRGAIHRRMTESLGDFFLHYLGNAQNLPQIPPPPDLTPQPQKAAPEPATQPASKSKKRRPG
- a CDS encoding DedA family protein, which codes for MELLSSFVSFILHIDVHLFELANQYGLWLYAILFVIVFCETGLVVTPFLPGDSLLFASGVVAGAGLLGYGEVMGVLLAAGILGDAVNYFIGRHVGPTIFSRENRLIKKSHLIKAHDFYERHGGKAIVLARFVPIVRTFAPFVAGIALMHPPTFFLFNITGCVLWVGGLVSAGYFLGNLEWARQNFSLIVYGIIIVSVLPVAIEVARSKFGKGKD
- a CDS encoding ATP-binding cassette domain-containing protein, whose amino-acid sequence is MSEIIVSIDDVSLFLPGDASQKHVLHNINWQVRRGAHCALIGPNGSGKSTLLRLMRGELWPAHGRIQWHGPDGPEDSPLAGRGMTSLVSPAQQENYQRQAWDLTGRDLLLTGFEDTPLVYADSTAYRRQAVEDMAARLDAEGLLERTVPTFSQGQLRLLLLGRALLRAPTLLLLDECDEGLDERYRQIFFETLGEYASRCTVVMTAHRAANIPDWCAGRRYVRNGRLLTAPPASESGEEAPKMPQNDNASGVAEHVLNGGHAMLDLDNVTVFIDRQEVLRDISWCMHQGENWRITGANGSGKSTLLRLLAGDEFVAAGGRFDRWLPGQGGQVDTLEALRKGVRLVSDLSQALYGYSLNALDMVCTGFDNSIGVYRRFSDAERAEAANRMAQMFPDESTEGLKQLGRQSIRHLSTGQLRRLFLARALVGGPDILLLDEPCSGLDAPSRAQYLHLLDQLALQGVQMVFVSHHNEDAPLCINREAHMEGGRLRVVL
- a CDS encoding histidinol-phosphatase → MILADLHTHTKYSHGGNTPAEMYAAAQAKGLEYMGFTEHSPRPVGFDYTHEYREQLTRHLPDYEREVCALKAANLNGPCRVLFGMEMDWLEGQEDYTRASCAAFDFDYLLGSVHFIGHWGFDDGAEPWKAFSQEECEKQYQAYFEAWERMILSGLFNIAAHPDLIKIFSVEQFHIWLAKPESMALVQRGLAALQRMGMSMEISSAGLRKACREIYPAPPIMLMAAQMGLPVSFASDAHGTDDVGYGFARLASYARAFGFAEYTIFNRGQRIVLPL
- the gltA gene encoding NADPH-dependent glutamate synthase is translated as MENSKPKKTVAPRVDMPCQPAKVRRANFEEVALGYTKEMAQTEASRCLQCKKPLCVSGCPVEVPIRDFIHQVAEGNMDAAYRIIKTTNSLPAVCGRVCPQEHQCEGKCVLKAKGQPVAIGRLERFVADTYIATTACEQVTGTNACALPLGAKKVACIGSGPSSLTCAGVCATAGIKVDVFEALHEPGGVLIYGIPAFRLPKTVVATEINGLRQAGVDFHLNSVGGRTIDIDDLRKEYDAIFIGVGAGLPVFLGVPGENLVGVFSANEYLTRVNLGRAYNFPSQDTPAYPGKHVTVFGAGNVAMDAARTALRMGAESVHVVYRRTRAEMPARLEELEHAEEEGVQFAMLSAPLRFNGDAEMRLQSVTLQRMELGEPDASGRRRPVPVEGSEYDLPTDLAIVALGTRSNPILLEATPELKLNKWGYIEADEATGETSIPNVFAGGDIVTGAATVILAMGAGRKAGQEIVKRIAG
- a CDS encoding sulfide/dihydroorotate dehydrogenase-like FAD/NAD-binding protein translates to MPTPILHKESLIPGKTSKLVLHAPQIAQKARPGHFVMLRMSEQGERIPLTIADTDRENGTITIVYLVMGKSTAMLEALGVGDAILDVCGPLGHPTHIEKRGTVVCVGGGTGIAAMHHIAKGHARIGNKVVGVIGARSKDLLLFEYELKSFVDELLVSTDDGSYGHKGLVTELLRDRLEKDKDVFEVVAVGPVPMMAAVAETTRPFGVKTTVSLNPIMVDGIGMCGACRVTVGGKTKFACVDGPEFDGHEVDFPELRRRLAAYREQETISIEEYRRVSHGE